The Acropora muricata isolate sample 2 chromosome 5, ASM3666990v1, whole genome shotgun sequence genome includes a window with the following:
- the LOC136918120 gene encoding thyroxine 5-deiodinase-like: MMLHKVSTVFHNFAGTVLLLWAFICLRILRLVPYSKRVVGKMTKAITTLDLPIDDYWGSLFSWNMFQSVRSTILGDLQKSARFGQRAPNPSVVTLDGASHPHLLNFCRGNRPLVLNFGSWSCPVFRARTQEFLEIARQFKDIADFLTVYIEEAHPSNGWAFENNVVIPKHETLEQRCQAVRLMLSSVKFDSPVVVDTMDDEASKAFGGLPIRLYIIKNYKVEYAGAIGPTFYAPKEVELWLKKHRAESSRTGRQRA; this comes from the exons ATGATGCTGCATAAAGTGTCAACTGTGTTTCATAATTTCGCGGGCACTGTGTTACTCCTTTGGGCGTTTATTTGCCTTCGCATTTTACGCCTCGTTCCTTACAGTAAACGGGTCGTTGGCAAGATGACCAAGGCAATCACGACATTAGACTTGCCAATAGACGACTACTGGGGTTCGCTGTTTTCGTGGAACATGTTCCAATCAGTGCGTTCTACAATTCTCGGCGACCTTCAAAAGTCAGCGCGCTTTGGACAGCGGGCGCCCAATCCTTCAGTCGTGACATTGGACGGCGCTTCTCATCCCCATTTACTAAACTTTTGCCGGGGAAACCGACCCCTTGTTCTCAATTTTGGCAGTTGGTCGTGCCCTGTGTTCAGAGCAAGAACTCAAGAATTTCTAGAGATAGCTCGTCAATTTAAAGACATAGCCGACTTCCTCACCGTCTATATCGAAGAAGCGCATCCGTCAAACGGTTGGGCGTTCGAG AACAACGTTGTCATACCAAAGCACGAAACCTTGGAACAAAGATGCCAGGCTGTGCGACTTATGTTGAGTTCTGTAAAATTTGATTCTCCAGTTGTGGTCGATACAATGGACGATGAAGCCAGCAAAGCATTTGGCGGGTTGCCAATAAGACTTTACATCATAAAGAACTATAAAGTTGAATACGCAGGTGCAATAGGACCCACTTTTTATGCGCCAAAGGAAGTGGAGCTGTGGCTGAAAAAGCACAGAGCGGAATCTTCTAGAACCGGGCGTCAAAGAGCGTGA
- the LOC136918117 gene encoding type I iodothyronine deiodinase-like, producing MLLNWSDISVLVKYYTGSLFLLLAFIICRLVQLFPCAQWILVELMKKIATVKMQQEDYWQSLFTRPMFDSMRSSILLELQKSVREAGDSAPDSHVFAVDGRSRHQLLDFSEGNRPLVINFCSWTCPVFRARVDQFLSIVGEFSDVADFLTVYVEEAHPCDGWAFKNNVTIPKHQTLKQRCAAAQVMLDTVAFDCPIVVDNMGDTTNKAYAGMPIRLFILKGRNVEYAGGVGPTFYNLNEVKEWLQSYSTTNQKNTRHRA from the exons ATGCTGCTGAATTGGAGCGATATATCAGTGCTTGTGAAGTACTATACGGGCTCACTATTTCTCTTGCTTGCCTTCATAATTTGCCGACTTGTGCAACTTTTTCCGTGTGCACAATGGATTCTCGTCGAATTGATGAAGAAAATTGCGACCGTTAAGATGCAACAAGAGGACTACTGGCAGTCATTATTTACACGTCCTATGTTTGACTCCATGCGCTCGTCCATTTTGCTTGAGCTTCAGAAATCTGTTCGCGAAGCCGGGGATTCCGCCCCAGACTCTCATGTTTTTGCGGTGGATGGCCGATCACGTCATCAACTACTGGACTTTTCCGAGGGGAATCGTCCATTAGTTATCAATTTCTGCAGTTGGACCTGCCCCGTTTTTAGGGCCAGAGTGGACCAATTCCTCAGTATCGTAGGTGAATTTAGTGACGTGGCTGATTTTTTGACAGTTTACGTAGAAGAAGCGCATCCATGCGATGGGTGGGCTTTTAAG AACAATGTTACTATTCCCAAACATCAAACACTGAAGCAAAGATGCGCTGCAGCGCAAGTGATGCTGGACACAGTGGCATTTGACTGTCCCATCGTTGTAGATAATATGGGAGACACGACAAACAAAGCTTACGCCGGAATGCCCATCAGACTGTTCATTCTGAAAGGGAGAAATGTAGAATATGCTGGTGGCGTTGGACCCACGTTTTATAACCTAAATGAAGTGAAGGAATGGCTTCAATCTTACAGCACCACGAACCAGAAAAATACAAGACACAGAGCCTAG